In the Clavelina lepadiformis chromosome 8, kaClaLepa1.1, whole genome shotgun sequence genome, one interval contains:
- the LOC143468178 gene encoding uncharacterized protein LOC143468178 yields the protein MNDFVLVYWDVYCHYIKANKSAANMSATRTVIRNETQSRTETVQEIEASVSLQQPETQSENRVTWSEDTVDNEHLGKKSSKCCCIYKKPHKLGESSSESDISDDETNPYEKIKKKKHKSHKPDCPHGDEKAASSSLAPS from the exons atgaatgattttgttttggtttacTGGGACGTTTATTGCCATTACATAAAAGCTAACAAATCTGCTGCAAACATGTCAGCTACACGAACGGTTATTCGCAATGAAACGCAATCAAGAACG GAAACTGTGCAAGAAATAGAGGCCAGTGTATCACTCCAACAACCAGAAACTCAAAGCGAAAACCGAGTCACATGGAGCGAGGACACTGTTGATAATGAACACTTGGggaaaaaatcatcaaaat GTTGTTGTATCTATAAAAAGCCACACAAATTGGGTGAAAGTTCATCTGAAAGTGACATATCTGATGATGAAACCAACCcatatgagaaaataaagaagaaaaaacataaaagtcACAAACCTGATTGTCCGCATG GTGATGAAAAAGCAGCTTCATCGAGTCTCGCACCATCATAA